A segment of the Agromyces sp. H17E-10 genome:
GCACGACCCTCGGCGTGCACCTCGGTCGCGAGGAGACGGACATCGTGCCGGTCGCCGCCCGGGTGCTCAGCCAGTCCGAGTGGGAGGAGCTCGGCGAGCACGGGCGAGCGGCGCTCCCGAAGGAGGAGATGCCGGTCCAGCTCGGCCTCATGATCGACGCCGTGCCGGCCGGCGAGCGCGACCAGTGGCTGAAGTCGAACCTGCCCGCACCGATCCGTCTCCTCTGGGTGCTGTTGATGCGGCGCAAGTACACGGCGTGGCAGCAGGGGCTCTTCCCCGAGGGCATGCCGGCCATGGTGTGACGGCGTCGCGCGGCGTCGCGCGTCGGCGGCCCGCGCTACGCTCGCCCACGTGACCGAATGGATCGCCCTGCTGCGCGGGGTCAACGTCGGCGGTGTCACCGTGCGCTCCGCCGAACTCGCCGAGCTCTTCCGCGGGCTCGGGTTCGAGGGCGTGCGCACGGTGCTCGCAAGCGGCAATGTCGCGTTTTCAACGGCGCCGGCGGGCGAGACGGATGCCTCGGGGCTGAAGTCACGCATCGAACAGGCCCTCTCCGACCGCTTCGGCTACGAGGCGTGGATCGTGCTCGTTTCGCGCGACGAGCTCGTACGCGTCATCGCGGGCTTCCCGTTCGATGCCGAACGCGAGGGGTGGCATCCCTACGTCGTGTTCTCGTCGTCGCAGACGGCGCTCGACGACCTCGTCGCAGGCGCCGGCGCGCTCGACGCGGCCGACGACGTGGTGACGCCCGGCGACGGCGTGCTCTACTGGCACAATCGCCGTGCCCGGGGCGTCGACAGCACGTTCTCGAAGCTCACGGCGAAGGCGCGGTTCAAGCCGAGCATCACGACGCGCAACCTCCGCACGCTGCAGAAGCTCGTCGTCTGATCGAGCCGCGCGGCGAGGCATCCCCGTCGTGTTCACGGGCGCGCGCCGCGCGCTCGACTAGAATGTAGCCTCGGCGGGCGCCCCCGCCGAGAAGTCGATACAGGAGCAGCATGTCCGGGCATTCCAAGTGGGCGACGACCAAGCACAAGAAGGCCGTCATCGACGCGCGCCGCGCGAAGTCGTTCGCGAAGCTCATCAAGAACATCGAGGTCGCAGCCAAGATGGGCGGCGCCGACATGAACGGCAACCCGACCCTGTACGACGCCGTGCAGAAGGCCAAGAAGACCTCGGTGCCGAACGACAACATCGATCGCGCCATCAAGCGCGGCGCCGGCATCGGCGGCGAGGCTGTCGAGTACCTCAGCATCACGTACGAGGCCTACGGCCCGTCGGGCGTCGCCCTCATGGTCGAGGTGCTGACCGACAACAAGAACCGCGCCGCCGCCGAGGTGCGCACGGGGCTGAGCCGCAACGGCGGCACGCTCGCCGACCCGGGGTCGGTCGCGTACAACTTCACCCGCAAGGGCGTCATCGTCGTCTCGGGCGAGGGCACCACCGAGGACGACGTCATGATGGCGGCGCTCGAGGCCGGCGCCGAAGAGATCGAGCCGCACGCCCAGGGCTTCGAGGTCATCACCGACCCGTCCGACATGGTCGAGGTGCGCAAGGCGCTGCAGGAGGCCGGGCTCGACTACGAGTCGGCCGACATCGAGTTCGTGCCGAACCTCAAGGTCGAGATCGACGCCGACACCGCGCGCAAGGTCTTCCGGCTCATCGACGCCCTCGAGGACAGCGACGACGTGCAGAACGTGTACAGCAACTTCGACCTGACCCCCGAGGTGCAGGCCGAGCTCGAGGCGGAGTAGGCCCATCGTCATGCGGGTGCTCGGCATCGATCCCGGGCTCACCCGCTGCGGCGTCGGCGTCGTCGACGTGCGGGGCGACCGCAAGGCCACGCTCGTCGACGTCGTCGTGCTGCGATCGCCGACCGACGCGCCGATCGAACGACGGCTCGCGCGCATCGCCGACGGGCTCGAGGCTATCTTCGAGGAGCACCGCCCGCAGGCGGTCGCCCTCGAGCGCGTCTTCGCGCGCTCGGACGTCTCGACGATCATGGGGACGGCGCAGATCTCGGGCGTCGCGATGCTCATCGCCGCACGCCGCGAGCTACCGGTCGCGCTGCACACGCCGTCAGAGGTGAAGGCTGCGATCACGGGCTACGGGCGGGCCGACAAGAAGCAGGTCGGCGCGATGGTCGCGCGCATCCTCGGGCTCGAGGCGGTGCCGAAGCCCGCCGACGCGGCCGACGCGCTCGCGCTAGCGATCTGCCACGCCTGGCGCACGGGCGGCGTCGCCGGCGAGGCGATCCGTGACGCGGCGCGCGGTGGCGCACGCGGCGGTGCGACCGCCGGGGATGCCGCGGCGCTGACCCCCGCGCAGCGGGCGTGGCTCGCCGCCGAGCGTTCCGCAGCCGTGTCGGGGGCGGCCCGTAGGGTGAAGGAGTGATCTCCTCTCTTCGCGGGCGCGTGCTCGCCGCCGCCGGCAGCTCGGTCGTCATCGACGTCGGCGGCGTCGGCTTCCAGGTCAACACCACCCCCGCGCTCGTGCTCGCGAGCCGCGAGGGTCATGAGCTCTCGGTGCACACCTCGCTGATCGTCCGCGAGGACTCGCTGACCCTGTTCGGCTTCGGCACCCGCGACGAGCTCGACGTGTTCGAGCTGCTCATCGGCGTGACCGGCGTCGGCCCGAAGTCGGCGCTCGGCGTGCTGTCGTCGCTCTCACCCGACCAGGTCGCCGAGGCCGTGCACCGTGAAGACGACGCGGTCTTCCGCAAGGTCAGCGGCATCGGGCCGAAGACGGCGAAGCTCATCACCGTCTCGCTCGCGGGCAAGCTCGCGGCGCCTGCTGCGCGCTCGGCCGCGGCGCCGGTCGCGTCCGGCGGCGTCGCCGACAGCGTGCTCGCGGCGCTCACGGGTCTCGGCTGGTCCGAGCGCGTGGCCGCCGATGCGCTCGACGAGACGATGGCCGGGGCGACCGAGGTCGAGCAGGCGTCGGTGCCCACGCTGCTGCGTCTGACGCTCGCCCGGCTCGGTCCCGCCCAGCAGGCCGGGAGGAGCCGATGAGCCGACCTGCCGACGACCTGACCGATCCCGAACTCGCCTCCGAGGCGGAGCTCGCGTTCGAGGGGGCCCTCCGACCGCGGAGTCTTCAGGAGTTCGTGGGGCAGACGCGCGTGCGCGGGCAATTGCAGCTCCTGCTCACGGCGGCGACGCTGCAGCAGCGCACCCCCGACCACATCCTGCTCGCCGGTCCGCCCGGACTCGGCAAGACGACGCTCGCGATGATCGTCGCGCACGAGGGGGGCCGGCCGCTGCGCATGTCGAGCGGCCCGGCCATCCAGCACGCGGGCGACCTCGCCGCGATCCTGAGCTCGCTCGTGCCCGGCGAGGTGCTGTTCATCGACGAGATCCATCGCATGGCCCGCTCGGCCGAAGAGATGCTCTACCTCGCGATGGAGGACTTCCGCATCGACATCATGGTCGGCAAGGGTGCCGGCGCGACCTCGGTGCCGCTCGACCTCGCGCCGTTCACCCTCGTGGGTGCGACCACGCGGGCCGGCCTGCTGCCGAACCCGCTGCGCGACCGATTCGGATTCACCGCGCACCTCGAGTTCTACGACGAGGCGGAGCTCGAGCAGGTGCTCGGCCGTGCGGCGACGATGCTCGGGCTCGACATCGACCGAGAGGCGCTGGCCGAGATCGCGGGTCGGTGCCGAGGCACCCCGCGCATCGCCAACCGCCTGCTGCGACGCGTGCGCGACTACGCGCTCGTCCACACCGGCCGAGCCGACGTCGAGGCCGTGCGGGCGGCGCTCGAGCTCTACGACGTCGACGCCCTCGGGCTCGACCGGCTCGACCGCGCGGTGATGGAGACGATCCTCACCCGCTTCGGCGGGGGACCGGTGGGCCTCAACACCCTCGCAGTCTCGGTCGGTGAGGAGTCGGAGACCATCGAGGCCGTCGTCGAGCCGTTCCTCGTCCGCATCGGGCTCATCACGCGCACCCCCCGCGGACGCGTCGCAACCCCTGCCGCATGGCGGCACTTCGGGCTGACCGCGGGCGCCGACGGCACGGCAGCGGTCCTTCCGATCGATGACCTATAATCCTTTGAGGCGTCACCCTCAACGCCCCTCGACTTCGTGCGCGACGCGCACCCCGGAAGGTATCTCACCCTCATGACGTTCGATCCGATCACCATCATCATGCTCGCCGTCCTGGCGGTGCTGATCTTCTTCATGTTCCGCAACTCGCGCAAGCGGCAGGCCGATGCGAAGGAGATGCAGCAGAAGGTCCAGCCCGGTGCGCAGGTGATGACGAACTTCGGTGTGTTCGGCACGATCCTCTCGATCGACGAAGACGAGAACCAGGTGCTGCTCGAGACCTCGCCCGGCACGATCCTGACGGTGCACCGCCAGACGATCGCTCGCGTGGTCGAGCCGAAGGACGCGGTCGACGTCGACGAGACGCCCGCGCTCGACGGCGAGCCCGAGTTCGGCGAGCGGGTCTCCGACGCCGCGACCGACGAGACGACCAGCGACGCGTCGGGCACCGACCAGTCGAACAACGACGAGAAGCCCGACGCGAAGTAGTCGAGCGACTCGGATTCACCCCTGAGGCTGGGCCCGCGCGATGTCGCGCGGGCTCCTGCAGAGAAAGCAGAACACGTGGCTGCACCATCCAAGCGGTCATCCCGGCCGACGCCCGTCCGCAAGGCATGGCGTTCACTCATCTGGCTGGGTGTCATCATCGCCCTCCTGTTCGGCATCAACGCCGCCGGCGTGATGTGGGGCGGTGGATCGTGGACGCCGAAGCTCGCGCTCGACCTCGAGGGCGGCACGCAGATCATCCTCGCGCCGAAGCTCGAGACCGGTGACACGGCCTCCCAGGAGCAGCTCGACCAGGCCGTCTCGATCATCCGCCAGCGCGTGGACGCCTCGGGCGTCTCCGAGGCCGAGATCAACACCGAGGGGCAGAACATCGTCGTTCGCATCCCCGGTGAGCTCGACGACCAGACGCGCGCCCGCATCGAGCAGTCCGCGAAGCTCGAGCTGCGCGCCGTGCTGCTCGCCGATGCGGCGACGAACCAGGCGATCAACCCGACCGAGAGCCCCTCGCCGACCGAGACGCCGTCGGAGGACCTCGAGTCGACGCCGACCGCGGTGCCGACCGACGGCAGCGACCCCGCGTGGATCACGCCGGCCCTGCAGGCCGAGTTCGACTCGTTCGACTGCTCGCAGATCGACGAGACCGACGCGAGCGTCGCCCCGGCCGACGAGCCGCTCGTCACCTGTGACGTGAGCCGCACGGCCAAGTACCTGCTCGGCCCGGTCGAGGCCAGCGGCGAGAACATCGTCGACGCCACCAACGGCATGGTCACGACCCAGACGGGCGCCTCGACGGGCCAGTGGGCCGTCAACATCGTGTTCGACGAGAAGGGCACCGAGGAGTTCGCGAAGGTCAGCACCCGCCTCTTCGCCCTCTCCGGGCAGACGCCGCGCGACCAGTTCGCGTTCGTGCTCGACGGCCAGGTGCTCACCGCGCCGGCCATGAACGGTGCGATCACCGACGGTCGCCCGCAGATCACGGGCAGCTTCACGCAGGAGTCGTCGAAGGCGCTCGCCGACCAGCTCAAGTTCGGCGCGCTGCCGATCAGCTTCACCGTGCAGTCCTCCGACACGATCTCGGCGACGCTCGGTACCTCGCAGCTGCAGTCGGGCCTGATCGCCGGCCTCATCGGCCTCATCCTCGTCGTGATCTACACGCTCTTCCAGTACCGCGCCCTCGGCACGGTCACGATCGCCTCGCTCGTGATCGCGGCGCTCATCACGTACCTGACGATCACGATCCTGTCGTGGCGCGAGGGCTACCGCCTGTCGCTCGCCGGCATCGCGGGCCTCATCGTCGCGATCGGCTTCACGGCCGACTCGTTCATCGTGTACTTCGAACGCGTGAGAGACGAGTTGCGAGACGGCAGACCCTTGGTCGGCGCCGTCGAGGCCGGGTGGAAGCGCGCCTTCCGCACCATCCTCGCCTCGAAGGGCGTCAACCTGCTCGCGGCGATCGTGCTCTTCATCCTCGCGGTCGGCAGCGTCAAGGGCTTCGCCTACACGCTCGGTCTCACGACCATCATCGACGTCGTGATCGTGATCCTGTTCACGCACCCGATGCTGCAGCTGCTCGCGCAGACGAAGTTCTTCTCGAGCGGCAACCCGTGGTCGGGTCTCGACCCGAACGCGCTCGGCGCCGTGTACCGCGGTCGCGCCGAGTTCCGCAAGCCCACCGCCGTGCCCGCCAAGAAGGCCGCCTCGAGCGCGAAGGAGGCGCAGCGGCGCCAGACGATCGCCGAGCGCAAGGCGGCTGCGGTCGGAGCCGGCGATACCGAGAACGAGGGGAAGGAGTCCTGATGGCGAACCGTCTCACGACCTTCGGCAACGACCTCTACACCGGCAAGCGCTCGTTCAACTTCGTCGGCGGCCGCAAGAAGTGGTTCTCGATCGCCGGCGTGATCGTGCTGCTCTCGGTGGTGATCCCGCTGCTGACCGGTGTCAACTTCAGCATCGAGTTCCGCGGCGGATCGCAGTTCCAGATCTCCGGTGTCGAGAACGCGACCGCACAGCCCGCGATCGACGCCGTCGCGTCGGTCGTCCCCGAAGCGACGACCAAGGTGACCATCGTCGGCGACGTCGGCGTCCGCGTCCAGACCGATCAGCTCTCGCAGGACGAGTCGCACGACGTCACCTCGGCGCTGGCCGAGGCGTACGACGTGCCCGAGTCCGAAGTGACGTCCTCGTTCATCGGCCCGAGCTGGGGTGCCGACGTCACCCGTCAGGCCGTCGTCGGCCTGGTCGCGTTCGTGCTGCTCGCGGCGCTCGTCATGGCCCTGTACTTCCGCACCTGGAAGATGTCGCTCGCCGCGATCCTCGCGCTCATGGCCGACCTCGTCATCACGACCGGTCTCTACGCGGCGGTCGGCTTCGAGATCAGCCCGGCCGCGATGATCGGTATCCTCACGATCCTCAGCTACTCGCTCTACGACACGGTCGTCGTCTTCGACAAGATCCGCGAGAACACGGCCGAAGACGGGCACGAGTCGCGGCGCACCTTCGCCGAGTCGGTCAACCTGGCGGTCAACCAGACCCTCGTGCGCTCGATCAACACGAGCGTCGTGGCGGCCCTGCCGGTCGCGTCGATCCTCTTCATCGGTGCGGGCGTGCTCGGAGCCGACACGCTGCGCGACATCTCGCTCGCGCTGCTCATCGGCATCCTCGTGGGCACCTGGTCGACGGTGTTCCTCGCGGCTCCGCTCTACTCGCTGCTGCGCGAGGGCGAGCCCGAGATCAAGCGCCACGACCTCAAGGTGCTCAAGGAGCGCGAGCGCGCCGGATCGTCGTCGACGACCACGGCCGAGGCCCTGCCGAGCGCCTGACGTTCGCCCCCGGCGTGCGCTCTCGTGCACGCCGGGGCCTCCGGAGCGGTGATAATTGAGTTCTGGAGGTGCGCGGGTGACGGAGACCGGGGTCAATTCGACGGCGTCGCTGCGCCGACTCGTGCCTCGGATCTTCTCCAAGGCACAACCGTCGGGTGCGGTCGATACGCTGATCCGCACGGTGCGCATGCACCACCCGAAAGCCGACGTCGCGCTCATCGAGCGCGCGTTCACGGTGGCCGACCGGGCGCACGAGGGCCAGAAGCGCAAGAGCGGCGAGCCGTACATCACGCACCCGATCGCGGTCGCGCAGATCCTCGCCGATCTCGGCATCGGCTCCAAGACGGTCGCTGCCGCCCTGCTGCACGACACCGTCGAGGACACGGCGTACACCCTCGACGAGGTTCGCGCCGACTTCGGTGACGAGATCGCGATGCTCGTCGACGGCGTCACCAAGCTCGACAAGGTCAAGTACGGCGACTCGACGCAGGCCGAGACGGTGCGCAAGATGATCGTCGCGATGTCGAAGGACATCCGCGTGCTCATCATCAAGCTCGCCGACCGGTTGCACAATGCCAGGACGTGGGGCTTCGTGCCCGCCGAGAAGGCAGCGAAGAAGGCGACCGAGACCCTCGAGATCTACGCGCCGCTCGCGCATCGTCTCGGCATCCAGGCGATCAAGTGGGAGCTCGAGGACCTGTCGTTCGCCGTGCTCTACCCAAAGCTCTACGCCGAGATCGAGAGCCTCGTGAAGCAGCGCACCCCGCAGCGCGAGGAGTTCGTGCAGAACGTCATCGATCTCGTGAACGACGACCTCAAGGCCGCGAAGATCCGTGGCAAGGTCGTGGGTCGCCCGAAGCAGTACTACTCGATCTACCAGAAGATGATCGTTCGGGGTCGCGACTTCGACGAGATCTACGACCTCGTGGGCATTCGCGTGCTTGTCAACTCGGTCCGCGACTGCTACGCGGTGCTCGGCGCGATCCACGCCCGGTGGACGCCGCTCCCCGGCCGGTTCAAGGACTACATCGCGACGCCGAAGTTCAACCTCTACCAGTCGCTGCACACCACCGTGATCGGTCCGAAGGGGCGCGCGGTCGAGATCCAGATCCGCACGCACGACATGCACCAGCGGGCCGAGTACGGTGTCGCCGCCCACTGGAAGTACAAGGAGCAGACCACCGGTCGTTCTGCCGGGGGTCCCGCCCTCGCGAACGAGACCGACATGGCCTGGCTCGCGCACATCTCCGACTGGCAGGCCGAGACGGCCGACCCGGGGGAGTTCCTCGATTCGCTCCGGTTCGAGATCGGTGCGAAGGAGGTGTACGTCTTCACCCCGAAGGGGCGCGTCATCGGGTTGCCGTCCGGGGCGACCCCGGTCGACTTCGCGTACGCCGTGCACACCGAGGTCGGCCATCGCACGATGGGCGCGAAGGTGAACGGGCGGCTCGTGCCCCTCGAGAGCGAGCTGTCGAGCGGCGACGTCGTCGAGGTGTTCACCTCGAAGAACCCCGACTCGGGCCCCAGCAAAGACTGGCTGGGCTTCGTCAAGAGTCCCCGTGCGCGCAACAAGATCCGGCAGTGGTTCACGAAGGAGCGTCGCGACGAGGCGATCGAGCAGGGTCGCGACGCGATCGCCCGCGCGATGCGCAAGCAGAACCTGCCGCTGCAGAAGCTCATGAGCCAGGAGTCGTTCGCCGAGGTCGCGGCCCTGCTGCACTACGACGACGTCTCGTCGCTCTACGCCGCGGTCGGCGAGGGGCACGTGTCGACGCAGTCGGTGCTCGAGAAGGTCGTCTCGCTCGTGCGCGACATCGACGACGTCGACGAGCCCGACCTGCCGCTGCCGACCCGGTCGCGCCCGCTTCCCCGACACTCCGACTCGGGCGTCCTCGTTCGCGGTGCGCCCGACATCCTCGTGAAGCTGGCGCGCTGCTGCACCCCGGTGCCGGGCGACGAGATCGTCGGGTTCATCACCCGCGGGGCCGGCGTCTCGGTGCATCAGGCGAACTGCCACAACGTGCAGTCGCTCATGCGGGAGCCCGAGCGCATGATCGACGTCGAGTGGGCGCCGAGCTCGAAGAGCGTGTTCCTCGTGCAGATCCAGATCGAGGCGCTCGATCGGTCGGGGCTGCTCTCCGACGTCACGCGGGTGCTGTCCGAGCACCACGTCAACATCCTGTCGGCCAACGTGTCGACCTCGACCGATCGCCTCGCCCTCAGCCGTTTCGTCTTCGAGATGGGCGACACGACGCATCTCGACCGTGTGCTCAACGCGGTTCGCCGCATCGACGCCGTCTACGACGTCTACCGCGTCAGCGACGGCTGAACCCGGCCGCGGCCGACGATCGCTGCTCGCACTCCGCGCGAACGGTCGCTTCGACCCGCACGGCCGTCTCCGCGCGGCCGAGTCGACCGAGCGCGAGGCTTCGATGCGGCAGCCGGTTGGCGCCAGCGAGGCGCTCGTGCAGGCGCGGCACGAGTTCGTCGTCCGCCGAGATCATGCGGGCGACGACGGGTTCGACCGCGTCGTCGTCGAGCGACGGGTCGCGAAGCAGGTCGAATGCGGTGCGCAACCGGTCGGTGCAGACGACACCGTCGAAGGAGACGAGTTCGTCGTCGGTGATCGTCACCTCGCGCACGACCGCGGCGTGCGCGGTCACGACCGCGACCCTCGCGCGGTGCGGCACGCAGAACTGCGCGACCTGCGGGGGAGCGTCGATCGCTCCGTGCACCCAGGCCGCCGACAACCGCTCGACGATGAGCGCGCGCGGCGCCCGACGCGCCACGACCGCGGCGCGGAGGCCGGGCAGGTCGGGTTCGTCGATCGGCGCCCAGGCGTCGTCGATGCGGAACAGCTCGCCGTCGATGCGCGCGGCGCAGAGCTCTGCCAGCGTGAGATCGTCGGTGCCGAGTACCGAGGGGAGCCTGGACATGTCCCAATGCTGCGGCATCGGATCGCCCCGAAACAGCGGATCGGCCGTTCTGTGGAGAACGGCCGATCGCGGTGGGATGTCGCGGACGAGTGGAGTCAGCCGCCGACGGCCTTGAGCCACGCCTTGCGTGCGTCGAGCGCCTCACGGGCTTCCGCGGCGGCCTTCTGGTCGCCCGAGGCCTCTGCGGCGGCGAGCTCCGCCTCGAGCTTCTCGATCGCGTCCTGCAGCTGGCCGAGCATGCCCTCGGAGCGCGCCTTCTTCTCGGGGTCCTCGCGCTGCCAGCGCTCGTCCTCGAGGGAGCGCACGTGGTTCTCGACCTTGCGCAGGCGGTCTTCGATCGGACGGACCTGGTCGCGGGGGACCCGGCCGATCTCGTCCCACTGCCGCTGGATGCGGTTGAGCGCCTGACGGGCGGGCTTCGGGTCGGTCTCCTTCAGGAGCACCTCGGCCTCGGTGAGCAGCGCGAGCTTCTGGTCGAGGTTCGCACGGTACGCCTCGTCCTCCTTCGCGTCGATCTCGGCCTTGGCGTCGAACAGCACGTCGCCGGCGGCCTTGAAGCGCGCCCACAGCTGGTCGTCGAGCTTCTTG
Coding sequences within it:
- a CDS encoding DUF1697 domain-containing protein; its protein translation is MTEWIALLRGVNVGGVTVRSAELAELFRGLGFEGVRTVLASGNVAFSTAPAGETDASGLKSRIEQALSDRFGYEAWIVLVSRDELVRVIAGFPFDAEREGWHPYVVFSSSQTALDDLVAGAGALDAADDVVTPGDGVLYWHNRRARGVDSTFSKLTAKARFKPSITTRNLRTLQKLVV
- a CDS encoding YebC/PmpR family DNA-binding transcriptional regulator; the encoded protein is MSGHSKWATTKHKKAVIDARRAKSFAKLIKNIEVAAKMGGADMNGNPTLYDAVQKAKKTSVPNDNIDRAIKRGAGIGGEAVEYLSITYEAYGPSGVALMVEVLTDNKNRAAAEVRTGLSRNGGTLADPGSVAYNFTRKGVIVVSGEGTTEDDVMMAALEAGAEEIEPHAQGFEVITDPSDMVEVRKALQEAGLDYESADIEFVPNLKVEIDADTARKVFRLIDALEDSDDVQNVYSNFDLTPEVQAELEAE
- the ruvC gene encoding crossover junction endodeoxyribonuclease RuvC, with the protein product MRVLGIDPGLTRCGVGVVDVRGDRKATLVDVVVLRSPTDAPIERRLARIADGLEAIFEEHRPQAVALERVFARSDVSTIMGTAQISGVAMLIAARRELPVALHTPSEVKAAITGYGRADKKQVGAMVARILGLEAVPKPADAADALALAICHAWRTGGVAGEAIRDAARGGARGGATAGDAAALTPAQRAWLAAERSAAVSGAARRVKE
- the ruvA gene encoding Holliday junction branch migration protein RuvA, yielding MISSLRGRVLAAAGSSVVIDVGGVGFQVNTTPALVLASREGHELSVHTSLIVREDSLTLFGFGTRDELDVFELLIGVTGVGPKSALGVLSSLSPDQVAEAVHREDDAVFRKVSGIGPKTAKLITVSLAGKLAAPAARSAAAPVASGGVADSVLAALTGLGWSERVAADALDETMAGATEVEQASVPTLLRLTLARLGPAQQAGRSR
- the ruvB gene encoding Holliday junction branch migration DNA helicase RuvB, yielding MSRPADDLTDPELASEAELAFEGALRPRSLQEFVGQTRVRGQLQLLLTAATLQQRTPDHILLAGPPGLGKTTLAMIVAHEGGRPLRMSSGPAIQHAGDLAAILSSLVPGEVLFIDEIHRMARSAEEMLYLAMEDFRIDIMVGKGAGATSVPLDLAPFTLVGATTRAGLLPNPLRDRFGFTAHLEFYDEAELEQVLGRAATMLGLDIDREALAEIAGRCRGTPRIANRLLRRVRDYALVHTGRADVEAVRAALELYDVDALGLDRLDRAVMETILTRFGGGPVGLNTLAVSVGEESETIEAVVEPFLVRIGLITRTPRGRVATPAAWRHFGLTAGADGTAAVLPIDDL
- the yajC gene encoding preprotein translocase subunit YajC — encoded protein: MTFDPITIIMLAVLAVLIFFMFRNSRKRQADAKEMQQKVQPGAQVMTNFGVFGTILSIDEDENQVLLETSPGTILTVHRQTIARVVEPKDAVDVDETPALDGEPEFGERVSDAATDETTSDASGTDQSNNDEKPDAK
- the secD gene encoding protein translocase subunit SecD — its product is MWGGGSWTPKLALDLEGGTQIILAPKLETGDTASQEQLDQAVSIIRQRVDASGVSEAEINTEGQNIVVRIPGELDDQTRARIEQSAKLELRAVLLADAATNQAINPTESPSPTETPSEDLESTPTAVPTDGSDPAWITPALQAEFDSFDCSQIDETDASVAPADEPLVTCDVSRTAKYLLGPVEASGENIVDATNGMVTTQTGASTGQWAVNIVFDEKGTEEFAKVSTRLFALSGQTPRDQFAFVLDGQVLTAPAMNGAITDGRPQITGSFTQESSKALADQLKFGALPISFTVQSSDTISATLGTSQLQSGLIAGLIGLILVVIYTLFQYRALGTVTIASLVIAALITYLTITILSWREGYRLSLAGIAGLIVAIGFTADSFIVYFERVRDELRDGRPLVGAVEAGWKRAFRTILASKGVNLLAAIVLFILAVGSVKGFAYTLGLTTIIDVVIVILFTHPMLQLLAQTKFFSSGNPWSGLDPNALGAVYRGRAEFRKPTAVPAKKAASSAKEAQRRQTIAERKAAAVGAGDTENEGKES
- the secF gene encoding protein translocase subunit SecF, whose product is MANRLTTFGNDLYTGKRSFNFVGGRKKWFSIAGVIVLLSVVIPLLTGVNFSIEFRGGSQFQISGVENATAQPAIDAVASVVPEATTKVTIVGDVGVRVQTDQLSQDESHDVTSALAEAYDVPESEVTSSFIGPSWGADVTRQAVVGLVAFVLLAALVMALYFRTWKMSLAAILALMADLVITTGLYAAVGFEISPAAMIGILTILSYSLYDTVVVFDKIRENTAEDGHESRRTFAESVNLAVNQTLVRSINTSVVAALPVASILFIGAGVLGADTLRDISLALLIGILVGTWSTVFLAAPLYSLLREGEPEIKRHDLKVLKERERAGSSSTTTAEALPSA
- a CDS encoding RelA/SpoT family protein; the encoded protein is MTETGVNSTASLRRLVPRIFSKAQPSGAVDTLIRTVRMHHPKADVALIERAFTVADRAHEGQKRKSGEPYITHPIAVAQILADLGIGSKTVAAALLHDTVEDTAYTLDEVRADFGDEIAMLVDGVTKLDKVKYGDSTQAETVRKMIVAMSKDIRVLIIKLADRLHNARTWGFVPAEKAAKKATETLEIYAPLAHRLGIQAIKWELEDLSFAVLYPKLYAEIESLVKQRTPQREEFVQNVIDLVNDDLKAAKIRGKVVGRPKQYYSIYQKMIVRGRDFDEIYDLVGIRVLVNSVRDCYAVLGAIHARWTPLPGRFKDYIATPKFNLYQSLHTTVIGPKGRAVEIQIRTHDMHQRAEYGVAAHWKYKEQTTGRSAGGPALANETDMAWLAHISDWQAETADPGEFLDSLRFEIGAKEVYVFTPKGRVIGLPSGATPVDFAYAVHTEVGHRTMGAKVNGRLVPLESELSSGDVVEVFTSKNPDSGPSKDWLGFVKSPRARNKIRQWFTKERRDEAIEQGRDAIARAMRKQNLPLQKLMSQESFAEVAALLHYDDVSSLYAAVGEGHVSTQSVLEKVVSLVRDIDDVDEPDLPLPTRSRPLPRHSDSGVLVRGAPDILVKLARCCTPVPGDEIVGFITRGAGVSVHQANCHNVQSLMREPERMIDVEWAPSSKSVFLVQIQIEALDRSGLLSDVTRVLSEHHVNILSANVSTSTDRLALSRFVFEMGDTTHLDRVLNAVRRIDAVYDVYRVSDG